A part of Arachis hypogaea cultivar Tifrunner chromosome 12, arahy.Tifrunner.gnm2.J5K5, whole genome shotgun sequence genomic DNA contains:
- the LOC112728865 gene encoding uncharacterized protein, protein MAQKKNKHFLHELLSEDQEPFLLNNYISDKQNQLTIHFSKQKTGTLKTSTLFPIHHLCKNALCFNYSSTAPPTTTPDITKSPLFRFSQRSSTKSPCSARASSPNAMFLHVPARTASILLEAALRIQKHSNSRNANGFGFFGSFFRRFTHRGRRNKRQIQSNDNNAKRKKKVKDILKFELDLGRRTTTKEEEENKKKENVMVDTSGVGFRCSCSEEGVCSSSSVHDDDDDNDLFCESPFRFVLQRSPSATSSSGRRTPEFSSPASSPNRHRTEDKEHNNNNGDDSINKFQSGKQEEEEEEEEKEQCSPVSVLDPPFEDDDDVHESNDDDEEGFDLDCSYANVQRTKQQLLYRLSRFEKLAELDPLELEQRMLDQENNQYGTYINEDSCGDGDSEMSHEEKELREIVYAIVNQSSRWRVPEDLKRLVYDLIMEEEIAEFDCPRDKEMVIERVCKRLELWKEVESNTIDMMIDEDFSREESGWKKNSQQVRDLAGELELAIFALLMEEFSEDSLTCNLLG, encoded by the exons ATGGCTCAGAAGAAGAACAAGCACTTCTTACACGAGCTTCTAAGCGAAGATCAAGAGCCATTCCTCCTCAACAATTACATCTCAGACAAGCAAAACCAGCTCACAATTCATTTTTCTAAGCAAAAAACAGGAACCCTAAAAACCTCAACTTTATTCCCAATTCATCACCTCTGCAAGAACGCTCTCTGCTTCAATTACTCTTCCACAGCACCACCAACAACCACACCTGATATCACCAAATCCCCGCTATTCAGATTCTCGCAACGGAGTAGTACTAAGAGTCCGTGCAGTGCACGTGCTTCTTCGCCCAACGCAATGTTCCTTCATGTTCCTGCAAGAACAGCTTCCATTCTTCTAGAAGCTGCGCTTCGGATTCAGAAGCACTCCAATTCCAGAAACGCCAATGGATTTGGCTTCTTCGGTTCCTTCTTTAGGAGATTCACGCACAGGGGAAGAAGGAACAAGAGGCAAATTCAGAGTAATGATAACAAtgcgaagaggaagaagaaggtgaaGGATATCTTGAAATTCGAGCTAGATTTgggaagaagaacaacaacaaaggaagaagaagagaacaagaagaaGGAGAATGTTATGGTGGACACTAGTGGTGTGGGGTTCAGGTGTTCCTGCAGTGAAGAAGGAGTGTGTTCTTCGAGTAGtgttcatgatgatgatgatgataatgacttaTTCTGTGAAAGCCCTTTCCGTTTTGTTCTGCAACGGAGTCCTTCCGCCACCTCCTCCTCCGGCCGCCGTACGCCGGAGTTCTCCTCGCCGGCATCGTCTCCAAATCGCCACAGAACAGAG GACAaagaacataataataataatggagatgaTAGCATCAACAAATTCCAATCAgggaagcaagaagaagaagaagaagaagaagaaaaagaacaatgTAGTCCTGTATCAGTTTTAGACCCACcatttgaggatgatgatgatgttcacgaaagcaatgatgatgatgaggaaggtttTGATTTGGATTGTAGCTACGCCAATGTACAGA GAACAAAGCAACAACTATTATACCGGCTAAGTAGATTTGAGAAATTGGCAGAGTTAGATCCATTGGAACTTGAGCAAAGAATGTTAGATCAAGAAAACAACCAGTATGGAACATATATCAACGAGGATAGTTGCGGAGACGGTGATAGCGAAATGTCACATGAAGAAAAGGAACTGAGAGAAATAGTTTATGCAATCGTCAACCAATCAAGCAGATGGCGAGTTCCGGAGGATCTCAAGAGACTAGTTTATGATCTCATTATGGAGGAAGAGATTGCGGAATTTGATTGCCCAAGAGATAAGGAGATGGTGATAGAAAGGGTTTGTAAGAGGTTGGAACTATGGAAGGAAGTGGAGTCCAACACCATTGATATGATGATAGATGAGGACTTCTCAAGAGAGGAAAGTGGGTGGAAGAAAAATTCACAACAGGTAAGAGACTTGGCTGGAGAACTTGAGCTTGCTATCTTTGCCCTTTTAatggaggaattttcagaggACAGTCTCACATGCAACTTATTAGGATAG